From the Lepisosteus oculatus isolate fLepOcu1 chromosome 1, fLepOcu1.hap2, whole genome shotgun sequence genome, one window contains:
- the nat8 gene encoding probable N-acetyltransferase camello isoform X1: MHSSGGGREIFFAYPVIYCGRPTEGVGWCRFAAAAPLSLSRRSRADQRGGREGVMASFQIRKYRDEDYETVKEIFTLGMSEHVPAAFVHLLKQPLPQMVLMCVFWALLASSKSLVFPVMAVTLLLAGARQGLNCMFSSYIEQCLREDLRDIRKSYMGGQDSCFWVAESEGGVAATVACCPSEREQGCLELKRMSVKKSHRGQGMAKALAQTVADFARARGYEAVLLGTSVVQYEAQKLYEGIGYKKTNETLVPNLVGKVTNFTIFEYRLDVLEREA, from the exons ATGCATTCATCGGGAGGAGGACGTGAGATTTTTTTTGCTTATCCTGTGATTTACTGTGGGAGGCCAACTGAGGGTGTTGGCTGGTGCCGCTTTGCTGCCGCTGCTCCGCTTTCACTGTCGCGACGCTCAAGGGCGGACCAGCGCGGCGGCCGG GAAGGCGTCATGGCCAGCTTCCAGATCCGAAAGTACCGGGACGAGGACTACGAGACGGTGAAGGAGATCTTCACCCTGGGCATGAGCGAGCACGTGCCAGCCGCCTTCGTGCACCTGCTGAAGCAGCCCCTCCCCCAGATGGTGCTCATGTGCGTCTTCTGGGCCCTGCTGGCCAGCTCCAAGTCGCTCGTCTTCCCCGTCATGGCCGTCACGCTGCTGCTGGCGGGAGCCCGTCAGGGGCTGAACTGCATGTTCAGCAGCTACATTGAGCAGTGTCTGCGGGAAGACCTCCGCGACATTCGGAAGAGCTACATGGGAGGCCAGGACTCGTGCTTCTGGGTGGCGGAGAGCGAAGGCGGCGTGGCCGCCACTGTGGCCTGCTGTCCCTCCGAGAGGGAGCAGGGGTGCTTGGAGCTAAAGAGGATGTCTGTGAAGAAGAGTCACCGGGGCCAGGGCATGGCCAAGGCCCTCGCCCAGACCGTGGCGGACTTCGCCAGGGCGAGGGGCTACGAAGCCGTGCTGCTGGGCACCTCCGTGGTCCAGTACGAGGCCCAGAAACTCTACGAGGGAATAGGCTACAAAAAGACCAACGAAACCCTCGTGCCAAATCTTGTTGGTAAAGTGACCAACTTCACGATTTTCGAATACAGGCTGGACGTGTTGGAGAGAGAGGcgtag
- the nat8 gene encoding probable N-acetyltransferase camello isoform X2 — MASFQIRKYRDEDYETVKEIFTLGMSEHVPAAFVHLLKQPLPQMVLMCVFWALLASSKSLVFPVMAVTLLLAGARQGLNCMFSSYIEQCLREDLRDIRKSYMGGQDSCFWVAESEGGVAATVACCPSEREQGCLELKRMSVKKSHRGQGMAKALAQTVADFARARGYEAVLLGTSVVQYEAQKLYEGIGYKKTNETLVPNLVGKVTNFTIFEYRLDVLEREA, encoded by the coding sequence ATGGCCAGCTTCCAGATCCGAAAGTACCGGGACGAGGACTACGAGACGGTGAAGGAGATCTTCACCCTGGGCATGAGCGAGCACGTGCCAGCCGCCTTCGTGCACCTGCTGAAGCAGCCCCTCCCCCAGATGGTGCTCATGTGCGTCTTCTGGGCCCTGCTGGCCAGCTCCAAGTCGCTCGTCTTCCCCGTCATGGCCGTCACGCTGCTGCTGGCGGGAGCCCGTCAGGGGCTGAACTGCATGTTCAGCAGCTACATTGAGCAGTGTCTGCGGGAAGACCTCCGCGACATTCGGAAGAGCTACATGGGAGGCCAGGACTCGTGCTTCTGGGTGGCGGAGAGCGAAGGCGGCGTGGCCGCCACTGTGGCCTGCTGTCCCTCCGAGAGGGAGCAGGGGTGCTTGGAGCTAAAGAGGATGTCTGTGAAGAAGAGTCACCGGGGCCAGGGCATGGCCAAGGCCCTCGCCCAGACCGTGGCGGACTTCGCCAGGGCGAGGGGCTACGAAGCCGTGCTGCTGGGCACCTCCGTGGTCCAGTACGAGGCCCAGAAACTCTACGAGGGAATAGGCTACAAAAAGACCAACGAAACCCTCGTGCCAAATCTTGTTGGTAAAGTGACCAACTTCACGATTTTCGAATACAGGCTGGACGTGTTGGAGAGAGAGGcgtag